One segment of Channa argus isolate prfri chromosome 17, Channa argus male v1.0, whole genome shotgun sequence DNA contains the following:
- the adgrg6 gene encoding adhesion G-protein coupled receptor G6 isoform X11 — protein sequence MESHTDVGQAGSRWRLRHVVPVVLLWMTLHQHVLGCSSTNCNLVLTEAQGEITSPCYPQKYPNSQACSWTMQAPAGFIIQLSFLDFDLEEAPGCIYDRVLVNTGSSDVKFCGLTANGLTLNSTGSVMELSFTSDFSVQKRGFNVSFQHVAVALRNQKVRVSDDNGRFTQVSNTVSIPTLSQLTICFEVQGNSAKQEDEWIFTYHDSSNKVLLSLGASGNRMKMIINGQNCALQPDLSSDFLTPQMKLVCLAWSSQTGRVVVYLNGRYSPSTCYPSAGQSVPGGGTFRLGGQRSFDGYIYNLRLWDKVLSEDELKKLNCDAKGNILDWDQSNWTILQPLAQTDTTLSCTCFPNCIHLTAAEPTSGVPMTSSTTTKSECDPSLLGCPVASSPSTPSTDSTNTISATNANSNVYLYYQASFVVVAESSALNSSDIEDAVYYWLKKSFSNSIENIYVNHFRKCSLQSGGDSGSYKCKVLLEKLHTTNKSLDEAAVSKELSNKVGDVAHGLKIQPGSITVRLMVETCPEETSGGYTWPETRFFETRDLPCLYNKDQRAYRNCSSFDLQSLSLSWSVVDVSKCIDISNISHENAEKLVGITNRSLSVDEVSKAVKAVENLVNVPKINSTLASTVINIISNVMTSFKPQQTNDSEIALKSVETLTQKIEFEGPSVNITSKNLILSIRALNTTSFNGMSFSAFRPPNSADVQIDFDSQDNPLAQVTLPASLLSNRSLSEALSRINFMFFNSTTFFLQKQDGRSLNSYVVASSVGNLSIKNLKDPVRIEFAHLSEQVQFSLNPACVFWDFKMNNESGGWNSEGCNVLSSTSNRTVCLCDHLTHFGILMDVSQSSYSLDSKNNEILTFISYIGCGLSAICTAATLLTYITFEKLRRDYPSKILMNLSASLLFLNMVFLLDGWLASLDINELCQTVAIFLHYFLLTSFTWMGLESVHMYIALVKVFNTYVRRYILKFCIVGWGVPAVVVLIVVSWNPNNYGQQNVTRSDENASKFCFIQNQTVKYITCAGYFCIVFLLNVAMFIVVMMQICRRSGKRSNRKAREEVLRNLRSAISLTFLLGMTWGFALLSWGPFHTTFSYLFTIFNSLQGLFIFIFHCALKENVQKQWRRYLCCSQFKPSDNSDWSKTATNNTKKVSSDNLGKSLSSSSFASSTATWTSKAKVTLNPFSRRHVNTDKPNPTSPKCVSSSCSSSEVEPNSSSSSSSILPVSQMIDKVKGYCSTRTDNFYKNIIMSDGYTLSTRF from the exons TTCTGGGCTGCAGCTCCACAAACTGTAACCTGGTGCTGACGGAGGCCCAGGGGGAAATCACATCGCCCTGCTACCCCCAGAAATACCCCAATTCGCAGGCCTGTAGTTGGACCATGCAGGCCCCCGCCGGCTTCATCATCCAGCTCTCCTTTCTGGACTTTGACCTGGAGGAGGCTCCGGGCTGCATCTATGACCGGGTCCTGGTGAACACAGGCAGCAGCGACGTGAAGTTCTGTGGTCTGACTGCAAACGGGCTGACGCTGAACTCGACCGGGAGCGTGATGGAGCTGTCCTTTACCTCCGACTTCAGCGTGCAGAAGAGGGGGTTCAATGTTAGCTTCCAGCACG TTGCCGTGGCCCTGAGGAACCAGAAGGTCAGAGTATCTGATGATAACGGCAGATTCACCCAGGTCTCCAACACCGTGTCCATACCGACACTCAGTCAGCTGACAATATGCTTTGAGGTCCAGGGAAACAGTGCCAAACAG GAGGATGAGTGGATCTTCACCTACCATGACAGCAGCAACAAGGTGTTGCTGAGTTTGGGCGCCAGTGGAAACCGCATGAAAATGATCATCAACGGACAGAACTGCGCCCTCCAGCCTGACCTTTCATCTGACTTCCTCACCCCCCAAATGAAGCTTGTCTGTCTGGCCTGGTCGTCACAAACTGGCAGGGTGGTGGTTTATTTGAATGGGAGGTACAGTCCCAGTACCTGCTACCCCTCTGCTGGGCAATCTGTGCCGGGAGGTGGAACGTTCCGATTAGGAG GGCAGCGGAGCTTTGACGGCTACATCTACAACCTCCGGCTGTGGGATAAGGTCCTGTCGGAGGATGAgcttaaaaaactaaactgtgaTGCGAAGGGGAACATCTTAGACTGGGACCAAAGCAACTGGACCATCCTGCAACCTCTGGCCCAGACCGACACCACGCTCAGCTGCA CCTGCTTCCCTAACTGCATTCATTTAACTGCTGCTGAGCCAACGAGTG GTGTCCCTATGACCAGCAGCACAACCACCAAATCCGAGTGTGATCCTTCTTTACTGGGCTGCCCAG TTGCTTCCTCCCCCAGCACCCCATCCACTGACTCCACTAACACCATCAGTGCTACTAATGCCAACAGCAACG TGTATCTCTACTACCAGGCTTCATTTGTGGTGGTTGCTGAAAGCTCTGCTCTGAACTCGAGTGACATTGAGGACGCTGTATATTACTGG ctgaaaaaaagtttttcaaacTCAATCGAGAACATCTACGTGAATCACTTCAG AAAGTGCAGTTTACAAAGTGGAGGTGATTCAGGAAG TTATAAATGTAAGGTCCTGCTGGAAAAGTTACACACCACTAACAAGAGTCTGGATGAAGCTGCTGTGTCTAAGGAGTTGTCCAACAAAGTGGGGGATGTTGCGCATGGACTGAAGATCCAGCCCGGCTCCATCACTGTCAGGCTCATGG TAGAAACCTGTCCAGAGGAGACTTCTGGTGGCTAcacctggcctgaaaccagatTCTTTGAAACACGGGACCTGCCTTGCTTATACAACAAGGACCAGAGAGCCTACAGGAACTG cAGTTCGTTTGATCTACAGAGTTTGTCATTGTCCTGGTCAGTAGTAGATGTCAGTAAATGCATTGACATCAGCAACATCAGTCATG AAAATGCTGAGAAGCTCGTCGGCATTACCAACCGCAGTCTGTCTGTTGATGAG GTGTCAAAAGCGGTGAAGGCAGTGGAGAATCTGGTGAATGTACCAAAGATCAACAGCACGTTGGCTTCCACCGTCATCAACATCATATCCAACGTCATGACCAGCTTTAAGCCGCAGCAGACTAATGACTCCGAAAT AGCTCTGAAGTCAGTGGAAACACTGACTCAGAAGATTGAGTTCGAGGGCCCATCTGTAAACATCACTTccaaaaatctgattttaagTATTCGAGCACTTAACACCACCTCCTTCAATGGGATGTCGTTCAGTGCCTTCAGACCTCCAAACTCCGCTGATGTGCAG ATTGACTTTGACTCACAGGACAACCCCTTAGCTCAAGTCACCCTCCCTGCCTCTCTGCTGTCCAATAGATCATTGAGTGAAGCTCTGTCCAGGATCAACTTCATGTTCTTCAACAGTACAACATTCTTCCTG caaaagcaggatgGTCGCTCTCTGAACAGCTACGTGGTGGCCAGCAGCGTGGGAAACTTGTCCATTAAGAATCTGAAGGACCCCGTGAGGATTGAGTTTGCTCATCTCTCGGAACAGGTGCAG TTCTCCTTAAATCCAGCGTGCGTGTTCTGGGACTTCAAAATGAATA ATGAGTCTGGGGGTTGGAACAGTGAAGGCTGCAACGTGCTCAGTTCCACCAGCAACAgaactgtctgtctgtgtgaccACCTGACACACTTTGGTATCCTGATG GACGTATCACAAAGTTCATATTCCTTGGATTCGAAGAACAATGAGATTCTGACCTTCATCTCCTACATTGGCTGCGGCCTGTCCGCCATCTGCACGGCTGCCACGCTGCTCACCTACATCACCTTCGA GAAACTACGACGTGACTACCCGTCTAAGATCCTGATGAACCTCAGTGCTTCGCTGTTGTTCCTCAACATGGTCTTCCTGTTGGACGGTTGGCTGGCCAGTCTGGACATTAATGAGCTTTGCCAGACTGTGGCCATCTTCCTGCACTATTTCCTGCTGACCTCCTTCACCTGGATGGGGTTGGAGTCTGTCCACATGTACATCGCTCTGGTCAAAGTCTTCAACACCTACGTGCGTCGATACATCCTCAAGTTTTGCATCGTCGGATGGG GTGTCCCTGCAGTGGTGGTGTTGATCGTTGTTTCATGGAATCCCAATAATTACGGGCAGCAAAACGTCACACGATCTGATGAAAATGCTTCAAAGTT cTGTTTCATTCAGAATCAAACCGTCAAGTACATCACCTGTGCAGGATATTTCTGTATAGTGTTTCTGCTGAATGTGGCCATGTTCATCGTAGTGATGATGCAGATCTGCAGGCGCAGTGGCAAACGCAGCAACCGCAAGGCGCGGGAGGAG GTCCTGAGAAACCTGCGGAGCGCCATCAGCCTTACCTTCCTCCTGGGGATGACGTGGGGCTTCGCTCTGCTGTCCTGGGGTCCCTTCCACACAACCTTCTCGTACCTTTTCACCATCTTTAACTCGCTGCAGG gtctGTTCATATTCATCTTCCACTGTGCTTTGAAAGAGAACGTCCAGAAGCAGTGGAGGAGATACCTCTGCTGCAGCCAGTTCAAGCCTTCTGACAACTCAG ACTGGAGTAAGACGGCCACCAACAACACAAAGAAGGTGAGCTCGGACAACCTGGGCAAGTCTCTGTCCTCCAGCTCCTTTGCCTCCAGCACTGCTACCTGGACGTCCAAGGCTAAAGTTACACTCAACCCTTTCTCCAGACGACACGTTAACACAG
- the adgrg6 gene encoding adhesion G-protein coupled receptor G6 isoform X12, translating to MESHTDVGQAGSRWRLRHVVPVVLLWMTLHQHVLGCSSTNCNLVLTEAQGEITSPCYPQKYPNSQACSWTMQAPAGFIIQLSFLDFDLEEAPGCIYDRVLVNTGSSDVKFCGLTANGLTLNSTGSVMELSFTSDFSVQKRGFNVSFQHVAVALRNQKVRVSDDNGRFTQVSNTVSIPTLSQLTICFEVQGNSAKQEDEWIFTYHDSSNKVLLSLGASGNRMKMIINGQNCALQPDLSSDFLTPQMKLVCLAWSSQTGRVVVYLNGRYSPSTCYPSAGQSVPGGGTFRLGGQRSFDGYIYNLRLWDKVLSEDELKKLNCDAKGNILDWDQSNWTILQPLAQTDTTLSCTCFPNCIHLTAAEPTSGVPMTSSTTTKSECDPSLLGCPAPSTIPTTSTNTTSSSSSVYLYYQASFVVVAESSALNSSDIEDAVYYWLKKSFSNSIENIYVNHFRKCSLQSGGDSGSYKCKVLLEKLHTTNKSLDEAAVSKELSNKVGDVAHGLKIQPGSITVRLMVETCPEETSGGYTWPETRFFETRDLPCLYNKDQRAYRNCSSFDLQSLSLSWSVVDVSKCIDISNISHENAEKLVGITNRSLSVDEVSKAVKAVENLVNVPKINSTLASTVINIISNVMTSFKPQQTNDSEIALKSVETLTQKIEFEGPSVNITSKNLILSIRALNTTSFNGMSFSAFRPPNSADVQIDFDSQDNPLAQVTLPASLLSNRSLSEALSRINFMFFNSTTFFLQKQDGRSLNSYVVASSVGNLSIKNLKDPVRIEFAHLSEQVQFSLNPACVFWDFKMNNESGGWNSEGCNVLSSTSNRTVCLCDHLTHFGILMDVSQSSYSLDSKNNEILTFISYIGCGLSAICTAATLLTYITFEKLRRDYPSKILMNLSASLLFLNMVFLLDGWLASLDINELCQTVAIFLHYFLLTSFTWMGLESVHMYIALVKVFNTYVRRYILKFCIVGWGVPAVVVLIVVSWNPNNYGQQNVTRSDENASKFCFIQNQTVKYITCAGYFCIVFLLNVAMFIVVMMQICRRSGKRSNRKAREEVLRNLRSAISLTFLLGMTWGFALLSWGPFHTTFSYLFTIFNSLQGLFIFIFHCALKENVQKQWRRYLCCSQFKPSDNSDWSKTATNNTKKVSSDNLGKSLSSSSFASSTATWTSKAKVTLNPFSRRHVNTDKPNPTSPKCVSSSCSSSEVEPNSSSSSSSILPVSQMIDKVKGYCSTRTDNFYKNIIMSDGYTLSTRF from the exons TTCTGGGCTGCAGCTCCACAAACTGTAACCTGGTGCTGACGGAGGCCCAGGGGGAAATCACATCGCCCTGCTACCCCCAGAAATACCCCAATTCGCAGGCCTGTAGTTGGACCATGCAGGCCCCCGCCGGCTTCATCATCCAGCTCTCCTTTCTGGACTTTGACCTGGAGGAGGCTCCGGGCTGCATCTATGACCGGGTCCTGGTGAACACAGGCAGCAGCGACGTGAAGTTCTGTGGTCTGACTGCAAACGGGCTGACGCTGAACTCGACCGGGAGCGTGATGGAGCTGTCCTTTACCTCCGACTTCAGCGTGCAGAAGAGGGGGTTCAATGTTAGCTTCCAGCACG TTGCCGTGGCCCTGAGGAACCAGAAGGTCAGAGTATCTGATGATAACGGCAGATTCACCCAGGTCTCCAACACCGTGTCCATACCGACACTCAGTCAGCTGACAATATGCTTTGAGGTCCAGGGAAACAGTGCCAAACAG GAGGATGAGTGGATCTTCACCTACCATGACAGCAGCAACAAGGTGTTGCTGAGTTTGGGCGCCAGTGGAAACCGCATGAAAATGATCATCAACGGACAGAACTGCGCCCTCCAGCCTGACCTTTCATCTGACTTCCTCACCCCCCAAATGAAGCTTGTCTGTCTGGCCTGGTCGTCACAAACTGGCAGGGTGGTGGTTTATTTGAATGGGAGGTACAGTCCCAGTACCTGCTACCCCTCTGCTGGGCAATCTGTGCCGGGAGGTGGAACGTTCCGATTAGGAG GGCAGCGGAGCTTTGACGGCTACATCTACAACCTCCGGCTGTGGGATAAGGTCCTGTCGGAGGATGAgcttaaaaaactaaactgtgaTGCGAAGGGGAACATCTTAGACTGGGACCAAAGCAACTGGACCATCCTGCAACCTCTGGCCCAGACCGACACCACGCTCAGCTGCA CCTGCTTCCCTAACTGCATTCATTTAACTGCTGCTGAGCCAACGAGTG GTGTCCCTATGACCAGCAGCACAACCACCAAATCCGAGTGTGATCCTTCTTTACTGGGCTGCCCAG CTCCATCCACCATCCCAACCACTAGCACCAACACaaccagctcctcctcctctg TGTATCTCTACTACCAGGCTTCATTTGTGGTGGTTGCTGAAAGCTCTGCTCTGAACTCGAGTGACATTGAGGACGCTGTATATTACTGG ctgaaaaaaagtttttcaaacTCAATCGAGAACATCTACGTGAATCACTTCAG AAAGTGCAGTTTACAAAGTGGAGGTGATTCAGGAAG TTATAAATGTAAGGTCCTGCTGGAAAAGTTACACACCACTAACAAGAGTCTGGATGAAGCTGCTGTGTCTAAGGAGTTGTCCAACAAAGTGGGGGATGTTGCGCATGGACTGAAGATCCAGCCCGGCTCCATCACTGTCAGGCTCATGG TAGAAACCTGTCCAGAGGAGACTTCTGGTGGCTAcacctggcctgaaaccagatTCTTTGAAACACGGGACCTGCCTTGCTTATACAACAAGGACCAGAGAGCCTACAGGAACTG cAGTTCGTTTGATCTACAGAGTTTGTCATTGTCCTGGTCAGTAGTAGATGTCAGTAAATGCATTGACATCAGCAACATCAGTCATG AAAATGCTGAGAAGCTCGTCGGCATTACCAACCGCAGTCTGTCTGTTGATGAG GTGTCAAAAGCGGTGAAGGCAGTGGAGAATCTGGTGAATGTACCAAAGATCAACAGCACGTTGGCTTCCACCGTCATCAACATCATATCCAACGTCATGACCAGCTTTAAGCCGCAGCAGACTAATGACTCCGAAAT AGCTCTGAAGTCAGTGGAAACACTGACTCAGAAGATTGAGTTCGAGGGCCCATCTGTAAACATCACTTccaaaaatctgattttaagTATTCGAGCACTTAACACCACCTCCTTCAATGGGATGTCGTTCAGTGCCTTCAGACCTCCAAACTCCGCTGATGTGCAG ATTGACTTTGACTCACAGGACAACCCCTTAGCTCAAGTCACCCTCCCTGCCTCTCTGCTGTCCAATAGATCATTGAGTGAAGCTCTGTCCAGGATCAACTTCATGTTCTTCAACAGTACAACATTCTTCCTG caaaagcaggatgGTCGCTCTCTGAACAGCTACGTGGTGGCCAGCAGCGTGGGAAACTTGTCCATTAAGAATCTGAAGGACCCCGTGAGGATTGAGTTTGCTCATCTCTCGGAACAGGTGCAG TTCTCCTTAAATCCAGCGTGCGTGTTCTGGGACTTCAAAATGAATA ATGAGTCTGGGGGTTGGAACAGTGAAGGCTGCAACGTGCTCAGTTCCACCAGCAACAgaactgtctgtctgtgtgaccACCTGACACACTTTGGTATCCTGATG GACGTATCACAAAGTTCATATTCCTTGGATTCGAAGAACAATGAGATTCTGACCTTCATCTCCTACATTGGCTGCGGCCTGTCCGCCATCTGCACGGCTGCCACGCTGCTCACCTACATCACCTTCGA GAAACTACGACGTGACTACCCGTCTAAGATCCTGATGAACCTCAGTGCTTCGCTGTTGTTCCTCAACATGGTCTTCCTGTTGGACGGTTGGCTGGCCAGTCTGGACATTAATGAGCTTTGCCAGACTGTGGCCATCTTCCTGCACTATTTCCTGCTGACCTCCTTCACCTGGATGGGGTTGGAGTCTGTCCACATGTACATCGCTCTGGTCAAAGTCTTCAACACCTACGTGCGTCGATACATCCTCAAGTTTTGCATCGTCGGATGGG GTGTCCCTGCAGTGGTGGTGTTGATCGTTGTTTCATGGAATCCCAATAATTACGGGCAGCAAAACGTCACACGATCTGATGAAAATGCTTCAAAGTT cTGTTTCATTCAGAATCAAACCGTCAAGTACATCACCTGTGCAGGATATTTCTGTATAGTGTTTCTGCTGAATGTGGCCATGTTCATCGTAGTGATGATGCAGATCTGCAGGCGCAGTGGCAAACGCAGCAACCGCAAGGCGCGGGAGGAG GTCCTGAGAAACCTGCGGAGCGCCATCAGCCTTACCTTCCTCCTGGGGATGACGTGGGGCTTCGCTCTGCTGTCCTGGGGTCCCTTCCACACAACCTTCTCGTACCTTTTCACCATCTTTAACTCGCTGCAGG gtctGTTCATATTCATCTTCCACTGTGCTTTGAAAGAGAACGTCCAGAAGCAGTGGAGGAGATACCTCTGCTGCAGCCAGTTCAAGCCTTCTGACAACTCAG ACTGGAGTAAGACGGCCACCAACAACACAAAGAAGGTGAGCTCGGACAACCTGGGCAAGTCTCTGTCCTCCAGCTCCTTTGCCTCCAGCACTGCTACCTGGACGTCCAAGGCTAAAGTTACACTCAACCCTTTCTCCAGACGACACGTTAACACAG
- the adgrg6 gene encoding adhesion G-protein coupled receptor G6 isoform X13: protein MESHTDVGQAGSRWRLRHVVPVVLLWMTLHQHVLGCSSTNCNLVLTEAQGEITSPCYPQKYPNSQACSWTMQAPAGFIIQLSFLDFDLEEAPGCIYDRVLVNTGSSDVKFCGLTANGLTLNSTGSVMELSFTSDFSVQKRGFNVSFQHVAVALRNQKVRVSDDNGRFTQVSNTVSIPTLSQLTICFEVQGNSAKQEDEWIFTYHDSSNKVLLSLGASGNRMKMIINGQNCALQPDLSSDFLTPQMKLVCLAWSSQTGRVVVYLNGRYSPSTCYPSAGQSVPGGGTFRLGGQRSFDGYIYNLRLWDKVLSEDELKKLNCDAKGNILDWDQSNWTILQPLAQTDTTLSCTCFPNCIHLTAAEPTSGVPMTSSTTTKSECDPSLLGCPVASSPSTPSTDSTNTISATNANSNAPSTIPTTSTNTTSSSSSDQQPASITATASSAPTNIPATNPTEHVYLYYQASFVVVAESSALNSSDIEDAVYYWLKKSFSNSIENIYVNHFRKCSLQSGGDSGSYKCKVLLEKLHTTNKSLDEAAVSKELSNKVGDVAHGLKIQPGSITVRLMVETCPEETSGGYTWPETRFFETRDLPCLYNKDQRAYRNCSSFDLQSLSLSWSVVDVSKCIDISNISHENAEKLVGITNRSLSVDEVSKAVKAVENLVNVPKINSTLASTVINIISNVMTSFKPQQTNDSEIALKSVETLTQKIEFEGPSVNITSKNLILSIRALNTTSFNGMSFSAFRPPNSADVQIDFDSQDNPLAQVTLPASLLSNRSLSEALSRINFMFFNSTTFFLQKQDGRSLNSYVVASSVGNLSIKNLKDPVRIEFAHLSEQVQFSLNPACVFWDFKMNNESGGWNSEGCNVLSSTSNRTVCLCDHLTHFGILMDVSQSSYSLDSKNNEILTFISYIGCGLSAICTAATLLTYITFEKLRRDYPSKILMNLSASLLFLNMVFLLDGWLASLDINELCQTVAIFLHYFLLTSFTWMGLESVHMYIALVKVFNTYVRRYILKFCIVGWGVPAVVVLIVVSWNPNNYGQQNVTRSDENASKFCFIQNQTVKYITCAGYFCIVFLLNVAMFIVVMMQICRRSGKRSNRKAREEVLRNLRSAISLTFLLGMTWGFALLSWGPFHTTFSYLFTIFNSLQGLFIFIFHCALKENVQKQWRRYLCCSQFKPSDNSDWSKTATNNTKKVSSDNLGKSLSSSSFASSTATWTSKAKVTLNPFSRRHVNTEHSSRH, encoded by the exons TTCTGGGCTGCAGCTCCACAAACTGTAACCTGGTGCTGACGGAGGCCCAGGGGGAAATCACATCGCCCTGCTACCCCCAGAAATACCCCAATTCGCAGGCCTGTAGTTGGACCATGCAGGCCCCCGCCGGCTTCATCATCCAGCTCTCCTTTCTGGACTTTGACCTGGAGGAGGCTCCGGGCTGCATCTATGACCGGGTCCTGGTGAACACAGGCAGCAGCGACGTGAAGTTCTGTGGTCTGACTGCAAACGGGCTGACGCTGAACTCGACCGGGAGCGTGATGGAGCTGTCCTTTACCTCCGACTTCAGCGTGCAGAAGAGGGGGTTCAATGTTAGCTTCCAGCACG TTGCCGTGGCCCTGAGGAACCAGAAGGTCAGAGTATCTGATGATAACGGCAGATTCACCCAGGTCTCCAACACCGTGTCCATACCGACACTCAGTCAGCTGACAATATGCTTTGAGGTCCAGGGAAACAGTGCCAAACAG GAGGATGAGTGGATCTTCACCTACCATGACAGCAGCAACAAGGTGTTGCTGAGTTTGGGCGCCAGTGGAAACCGCATGAAAATGATCATCAACGGACAGAACTGCGCCCTCCAGCCTGACCTTTCATCTGACTTCCTCACCCCCCAAATGAAGCTTGTCTGTCTGGCCTGGTCGTCACAAACTGGCAGGGTGGTGGTTTATTTGAATGGGAGGTACAGTCCCAGTACCTGCTACCCCTCTGCTGGGCAATCTGTGCCGGGAGGTGGAACGTTCCGATTAGGAG GGCAGCGGAGCTTTGACGGCTACATCTACAACCTCCGGCTGTGGGATAAGGTCCTGTCGGAGGATGAgcttaaaaaactaaactgtgaTGCGAAGGGGAACATCTTAGACTGGGACCAAAGCAACTGGACCATCCTGCAACCTCTGGCCCAGACCGACACCACGCTCAGCTGCA CCTGCTTCCCTAACTGCATTCATTTAACTGCTGCTGAGCCAACGAGTG GTGTCCCTATGACCAGCAGCACAACCACCAAATCCGAGTGTGATCCTTCTTTACTGGGCTGCCCAG TTGCTTCCTCCCCCAGCACCCCATCCACTGACTCCACTAACACCATCAGTGCTACTAATGCCAACAGCAACG CTCCATCCACCATCCCAACCACTAGCACCAACACaaccagctcctcctcctctg ACCAGCAGCCTGCAAGCATCACAGCTACTGCTTCATCTGCTCCCACTAACATCCCAGCTACTAACCCCACTGAGCACG TGTATCTCTACTACCAGGCTTCATTTGTGGTGGTTGCTGAAAGCTCTGCTCTGAACTCGAGTGACATTGAGGACGCTGTATATTACTGG ctgaaaaaaagtttttcaaacTCAATCGAGAACATCTACGTGAATCACTTCAG AAAGTGCAGTTTACAAAGTGGAGGTGATTCAGGAAG TTATAAATGTAAGGTCCTGCTGGAAAAGTTACACACCACTAACAAGAGTCTGGATGAAGCTGCTGTGTCTAAGGAGTTGTCCAACAAAGTGGGGGATGTTGCGCATGGACTGAAGATCCAGCCCGGCTCCATCACTGTCAGGCTCATGG TAGAAACCTGTCCAGAGGAGACTTCTGGTGGCTAcacctggcctgaaaccagatTCTTTGAAACACGGGACCTGCCTTGCTTATACAACAAGGACCAGAGAGCCTACAGGAACTG cAGTTCGTTTGATCTACAGAGTTTGTCATTGTCCTGGTCAGTAGTAGATGTCAGTAAATGCATTGACATCAGCAACATCAGTCATG AAAATGCTGAGAAGCTCGTCGGCATTACCAACCGCAGTCTGTCTGTTGATGAG GTGTCAAAAGCGGTGAAGGCAGTGGAGAATCTGGTGAATGTACCAAAGATCAACAGCACGTTGGCTTCCACCGTCATCAACATCATATCCAACGTCATGACCAGCTTTAAGCCGCAGCAGACTAATGACTCCGAAAT AGCTCTGAAGTCAGTGGAAACACTGACTCAGAAGATTGAGTTCGAGGGCCCATCTGTAAACATCACTTccaaaaatctgattttaagTATTCGAGCACTTAACACCACCTCCTTCAATGGGATGTCGTTCAGTGCCTTCAGACCTCCAAACTCCGCTGATGTGCAG ATTGACTTTGACTCACAGGACAACCCCTTAGCTCAAGTCACCCTCCCTGCCTCTCTGCTGTCCAATAGATCATTGAGTGAAGCTCTGTCCAGGATCAACTTCATGTTCTTCAACAGTACAACATTCTTCCTG caaaagcaggatgGTCGCTCTCTGAACAGCTACGTGGTGGCCAGCAGCGTGGGAAACTTGTCCATTAAGAATCTGAAGGACCCCGTGAGGATTGAGTTTGCTCATCTCTCGGAACAGGTGCAG TTCTCCTTAAATCCAGCGTGCGTGTTCTGGGACTTCAAAATGAATA ATGAGTCTGGGGGTTGGAACAGTGAAGGCTGCAACGTGCTCAGTTCCACCAGCAACAgaactgtctgtctgtgtgaccACCTGACACACTTTGGTATCCTGATG GACGTATCACAAAGTTCATATTCCTTGGATTCGAAGAACAATGAGATTCTGACCTTCATCTCCTACATTGGCTGCGGCCTGTCCGCCATCTGCACGGCTGCCACGCTGCTCACCTACATCACCTTCGA GAAACTACGACGTGACTACCCGTCTAAGATCCTGATGAACCTCAGTGCTTCGCTGTTGTTCCTCAACATGGTCTTCCTGTTGGACGGTTGGCTGGCCAGTCTGGACATTAATGAGCTTTGCCAGACTGTGGCCATCTTCCTGCACTATTTCCTGCTGACCTCCTTCACCTGGATGGGGTTGGAGTCTGTCCACATGTACATCGCTCTGGTCAAAGTCTTCAACACCTACGTGCGTCGATACATCCTCAAGTTTTGCATCGTCGGATGGG GTGTCCCTGCAGTGGTGGTGTTGATCGTTGTTTCATGGAATCCCAATAATTACGGGCAGCAAAACGTCACACGATCTGATGAAAATGCTTCAAAGTT cTGTTTCATTCAGAATCAAACCGTCAAGTACATCACCTGTGCAGGATATTTCTGTATAGTGTTTCTGCTGAATGTGGCCATGTTCATCGTAGTGATGATGCAGATCTGCAGGCGCAGTGGCAAACGCAGCAACCGCAAGGCGCGGGAGGAG GTCCTGAGAAACCTGCGGAGCGCCATCAGCCTTACCTTCCTCCTGGGGATGACGTGGGGCTTCGCTCTGCTGTCCTGGGGTCCCTTCCACACAACCTTCTCGTACCTTTTCACCATCTTTAACTCGCTGCAGG gtctGTTCATATTCATCTTCCACTGTGCTTTGAAAGAGAACGTCCAGAAGCAGTGGAGGAGATACCTCTGCTGCAGCCAGTTCAAGCCTTCTGACAACTCAG ACTGGAGTAAGACGGCCACCAACAACACAAAGAAGGTGAGCTCGGACAACCTGGGCAAGTCTCTGTCCTCCAGCTCCTTTGCCTCCAGCACTGCTACCTGGACGTCCAAGGCTAAAGTTACACTCAACCCTTTCTCCAGACGACACGTTAACACAG AACACTCTTCAAGGCACTAG